The segment TATTTTATCGATTGAACAAAATATCAAAATAAATATTAGTATGGTGTTTTAAGTGAAAGCGATCGCATCGGCTCCAGGCAAAGTCATCTTAGTAGGTGAACATTTCGTTGTAGAAGGAGTTCCTGCAATAGCAGCCGCCTTAAATCTAAGAACTAGAGTCACAGCTTTTACAATCCAAGAAAACATTATACGAGTATATTCTAAGGATTTAAGATTGAAGGAAATCTTTCGAGAAGGCCATATTAAAAAAGACTCTCCCTTATATCCTATTTTCGTTGCGGCAAATTTAGCTCGTGAACACGCTGGAATAGATCATGGCTTAGAACTCAATATAGAATCCGAGCTTCCTCTCTCAGCTGGGATGGGGAGTTCCGCCGCTGTCTCAGTAGCTACGGCGGCAGCTGTTATCGCACTAAAGAAAAATTTAGAAAAGGAAGTGGTTTCGAGTATAGCTTACGAAGCTGAAAAAATTGTACACAAGAAACCAAGCGGTATAGACAATACAATATCAACCTACGGTGGAGCTATATTATATTCTAAAAATAAGGGATTCGAGAAAATCGAAATAAACTTGAAAGATGCCGCTTTAGTCTTAGCCGACACTGGCATTCCGAGAAATACGGGGGTTATGGTTGAAAAAGTTAGAAAATTAAAAGCCAGATATGGCGCAATTCTCGATCTAATATATGCCTCAGCTGAAGCCTTGGTTTACGAAGCTAGTAAAGCAATCGAGGTAGGCGACGTTAAAGCTCTCGGCGAGTTAATGAATATCAATCATGGATTGCTGTCGGCGATAGGAGTCTCTATAGGCAAGCTTGAAGAGCTCATTTATACTGCAAGGCAAGCAGGTGCTGTAGGAGCTAAAATAACAGGGGCTGGTGGAGGAGGATTAATTGTCGCACTATGCTACAAGAAGGATGTAGAAAAAGTAGAGAATGCTTTATCACGTGTTGCCCAAAGAGTTTATGTAACTGCTATTTCGAAGAAAGGTGTTGCTTTAGAGCATAAAAACTAAAATTTTGACATATTCTTTTCGAAAATTGGATAAATTGTTTTTATTGTAATTTTAATAATGAGAAAAATTTAAAAAATGTACTCGTAGAAAATCATAATAGTCACATTTTACTTAATTCTAATGTGTTTGTTGTCTTGTGTAAGAGATGTAGTTTTAAACTCTATGAGGGTGAAGAACCCGTCTCAGTAGAATATGTCTATAAATACCGCGGTGGTGTATGCCCTAGGTGTTTACGCAAATTAAGTAGGAAAGTTACTAAAATAGACATTACATAATATGCTATCTCTTAAATAGAGAAAGCATTTATACCTGCGCGGAATGAATATCCTCAAGTGTTTAAATTATGAACAAGGAGTCAGAGAGCAACTGGTCCATAATTTTACTATTAATCGCCTTAGTATCTTTTCTGATATTTGCCTTAACCATGCTATTTTCTAGAAGAGAAGAAGATTACGAATATCTTTTAGAAAAAAGAGACAGACTTCACGAAGAGCTTCTAAAGTTAAAAAGTAAAAACCTTGAGGGTGAAATAGATGAGCAAGAGTATAGAAAGCTTGCAAAAAAATATCTCAAAGAATTACAGAATATAGATGCGAAATTAGAGAGAATGGAAAAAATAAGTTCAAGAAAAAATTATAAACTACCATTCTAGTTCAGAGATAGACCATTATTTAGAAGACTCGCGCGAAATCATGGAATCAAGAAGATCCCCTGCTTCTTCTAAATGGTAAATTATGTCCTCTAGCGAATCTGCCATGGTTCTAGATTTCCTAGCTACTTTTCTTAATATATCCAGTGCATAGTCGACATGATCTAGAGCTTCTTTAAGATATTCTAATTCGCTCATTGCTCCCCAAAATTATGATTATACTCTCTGGTTTTATTTTTTATCATGGCGTTACAGCTTGAATAAACTTCCCTTTAAAAATGACTTTTCCCTTTATCAGTTTTCCTTTTCTAGTCTCGAATATGAATATCAACTTACTACAGGCATCGCCAGTAGACTTTGAATAGACTTTTTCTTGAAAAGTTTCAACCCAGTAGCGAATTCTAGCGTTGGGAACAACTATGCAAGGGTTAGGACTTAAAGATGGTACCACCTTTTCTACAACATGTCTTAGCTCAAGATATTCTTCAACTGGTATGCTCGGTCGAATAGAGTAAAAAGCTGGCAATGCTATTATGGAGATAATACCAGTTAACAATAGGAGAAAAGCTAACCTACGCCATTCATCTTTAATATCGCCTACAACGAACCCAAAAGCGTGCGCCATAGGAATAGGAGTCATCAGTTGAAATCGGAATAGCCATTGTCTTGGTAAGATAGGAAGATTTATAGCTGATATAACTATCGTGCTTGCTAATGAGAGAATGAACGCCTTCTTGTCCCCTCTCTTGGCGGATAGTATAGAATATACAAGCAAAGACGCCATTGCAGCCCATGAAAAGATGATCCATTCTATTCTGAGCGGAGCCATTTTGGAGTAATCTTGCTCTATAATATCCTTCAGGAAAGCTACCCCCTTAAAAACGTCACCTCCAACTATGGCTGGAACAGTAAAGAAAGCGGCTAGCGATAAAATTGTAGCGGTAAAAGGTAGTAAGACGTTTTTGATTGAAATTTTTGAGAACAATGCTAGCATTACAAAAAGCAGAGTATAGCAAAATGCAATACCATAATCTAGAATATGAGTAAGGCCTGTAAGAATCAAAAATGTAACAGCTATTACTTGAGTTCTCCAGCTTTTTCTATCAAGGCATATGTATAGAAAGTATATGTACATGTTAAGCCACAACATTCCACTTGAGTTTTTCATAAAATCGCCAAGAAGTCTGAAAGTTTGCGGCGCAAGTAGAAAAATTAAACCCGAAGTAAAGCCAGCTATGTTCGAGTCCGTTACTTTTTTAAATAGAAAATATACAGGAACTGATGCTAAAGCTGTCATTATAGATACTCCAATTTTTACCCCTAGGAACGGGTCACCAACAAGTAACGATAATAGAGCGAAGAAGTAAAAAACTAATGGAGGGTCTTGATATTTTAAAACACCGTGAGATAACAGGTAGTTAACTTGGACTACGTAGTATGGTCCATCAATTCCGGGAACCATCCAGGTTCTGGTTAATGCCAACATATAAACTATAAAACCTGTTATAAAGAGAGTTATTGCTATAGCGTATTCAGTTATTTTCTCCGCGTTCTTCATCTTTTTCACCTTGACACGGTAATTCAAGTTTTTTTAATTTAAGCTTTGGCTTTATCGCGGAAACTTCTTTGTAGTATCGATAATAAATATAGCCCGACCATATGGGAGCTAAATCAATTATAGGTATCGCGTCTAGCACAGCAATAGCGAAAACCATAGGATCTAATTCTCCCAGCATGAAAGTTATTAGAGCTGCCGTAAGCACATCTAGCAATAGCTCGAGAAGAGGGTTAAGAACTTCAACTATATCTAGGGCATCATTTAAGGCTGCTATCAAAAATAGAATAGCGTAGCGTTTTTTCCTTTCAGGAGATAAGCTCATAGCATTAATTAGAATTTTGACCCCTATTTTTGTTACTATTAGAATTTTTGCAATTCTATTTCAAAGTTTAAGCTTATATGAGCGATTAGCTCCAGATAGTTATGATGAGTATGATGAAGAAAATAATGCTTTCCATGCTCATCATGGTCACATTATGTATAGGATTTCTAAAAATAGCCAACGTTAACAAAGTTGAAGGAGATACTTTAACCTCTTTAACTTTTATAATTCCATACCGGACATAAAAATAGAATACACGAACAACTTCACTCTTATCATCATAAAGAATGCTTCATATATTCAAAAACCAGGAGATCCCATGATTCCCGTTCTGAAATACATTGTCGCCGTTCCACTATCGTCCAGAATTGAAAACATAAAAGTTTCGAGTATCGAGAACTATACTATGATTTTAGAAAAACCAGTAATACCCTATCCCAAGCCCGTTCTTATATGCTCATGCAATAATAGAGAGATTAGATATTCACGATATAACTTTAGCGTATATCCATCAGATATTCTTGTTGATTCAAGACTTTTACCTTTTAGAGGTATAGGCTTGTTAACTTTAAGCATCTCACCCCTCTTTTACTATCCTACCAACAATACTATCTTAGTTATTAAGAAAATCAAGCTAACGCTCACTCTTTCATATGATATAGAGGGAATCGTTAGAAGAGATACTTTCATCAAGAATTTAAAGCATCTACCAAATGTTTTAAATAACGACGTTTCCTCCATCCCCATTAAGAAACTTCCTGTTGCCAAAAGGGTAGCTTTAGATCTTGGATCTTTATCGAGTATAAGCTATGACGAGGTGATTATTGCTCCCGCAAATTGGAGCGATGCCTTAAAACCGCTGATTGATTGGAAGTTCAAAAAAGGTATACCTACGTATTTAGCTACTCTCGAATGGTAGATTTAAACTATAATGGCTTTAATAGCTTTAACAATAACACTAGTCTTCCTTGCTGCCCGTAAATCATAAATTCCAGGTTTTTCTAAGTTCGCTCTGTAAGTATTTCAATCTTTCTCTTACAGTCTCAAAGACTTGATTCTCACTTTTAGTATCTTCAACTTTATCTTTCAAATCATTATAAATCTTTTCTCTAATATCATTAGGAATATCAAAGATTTCACTTATCATTATGATCCACATTCTAGAAGTGCTATCGGGATCATAACCTCCACCTCCTAAACCCAAAATTCTTCCGTTTGAGTATTTATCAGCTATTTCTTTTAATCGCATAGCAAACAGTCTGTAGCTTTTCGAGGTTAATCTCAGATCCACCAGGGGATCTCCCAGGTGAGCATCAACACCCATCTGGGCTATTATAATCTCCGGTTTATAATCTTCTAAAAGTGGAACTATTAAATTATCAAGCACATGCACGAACACGTCATCTCCCGATCTAGCAGGCAAAGGTATGTTTACAGAATAGCCATAACCATCACCTTCTCCTAGCTCATTGACGTATCCTGTTCCTGGATAGAAGTTGCCATATCGATGAAATGATATTTTCAGTATTGGCTTATTATAAAGAATGAATTGCGTTCCATCCCCGTGGTGTCCATCCACATCTATAACCGCTACTTTCAATCCATGATTATATGCTAATGCAGCGGCAAGTGCAACATCGTTAAACACGCAAAATCCAGCAGCGGAATTTTTTTGAGCATGATGAAAGCCTCCTTGCGGGTTAAAACCGGCTTGATAAACCCTTTTCATTAGCAATTTTACAAGCTTCACCGTTCCACCGACTGCCAGTAAGGCGTCTTCAAAAACTCCTCTATATGCTGGTGTATCTCCATAGTCTAAACAGCCTTCTCCATCTATGCTTTTCATCTTTACATATTCGATGTATTTGCGCGAGTGGACAAGCTGTAACTCTTCTTCTTTAGCAGGCTCAGGTTCCAAAACGTCTACATATTCTTTTAGGTTGTATTTATAGAATAATTGTATAAAGTACTTGTTTCTTATTTGCCAATTCCATCTCAAGCTTAAAGGAGTGAAAGCTATTTCCAGATACCTCTCCGTGTACGCTATGGCGTTTAGACGCATAGTTTAAAATATACTTTATAAAATTAATATTTGTCTTTCAAAGTAGCAAACTAGGTGATTATTTTGAGCCTAAAAGGCGTTATTTTGTGCGGTGGCAAAGGAACTAGACTACGACCCTTAACTTATTATTTTCAGAAAGTAATGATACCAGTAGGCTCTAAGCAAAAACCACTGCTCGAGTACATTGTTAGACTGTTAAGATATTACAATATTACGGATTTAGTGTTGTTAGTTAATTACAAAGCAGAGCAAATTATAAACTACTTCGACGATGGAACAAGATTTGGAGTTAAAATAAGCTACGTCTATGACAATCCGAGATATAAAGGCAATGCTGGCGCTTTATACAATGCTTTTCTGAAAAATCAAATAAGCGATAAAGACTCTCTTCTAGTGTACTACGGTGATATTCTCTCAAATTTGAATCTTGAAAAGCTCATCAAAACGCATATTAGAAACGAAGCTGCCGCTACCCTCGCCCTTTCAACAAGCTACGAAGTATCTGTTGGCGTTGTAGAAGTCGACAATACTAACCGTGTGACTAGTATAAAAGAAAAACCTCCTCTAGGTAAGCCAGTTTTTATAGGCATACTTGTTTTAGAAGGTAGATATCTACCACTTATAGGAGATTTATATGCGAAGGATAAAGAATCTGTTGATATAATGGGTGATCTTATACCTTTACTTGTAGAACGCGGAGAACGCGTTATCGGATTTTTAACAGATGCATTTTGGTATGATGTAGGGAGTACGGAAAAATATGAAAAACTCGAACACGGAAAAATAGATAAAGAGCTGAATTTTCTGCTTTAGCTGGTATATTTTAACATAATCATTATTACTATCTCTTTATTTTTATCCCTCAAGAATAATATGACTAGTCGAGAAATAACATACGCTACCAGAGCATATACGAAAGAAGAAATACTTAAAATACTTAACCCGCACGTAGCAGAGTGGTTCGACTCGAAATTTGATAAGTTAACTCCTCCTCAAAGCTATGGTGTGGTCCCTATAAGCGAGAAGAAAAACGTTCTTATATCTAGTCCGACTGGAACTGGCAAGACTTTGACTGCCTTTCTGAGCATTCTCAGTAAGCTCTTTGACCTGGCGGAGAGAAACGAGCTGAAAGATAAAGTATATTGCATATATGTTTCACCATTGCGAGCTTTAAACAATGATATTTATCGAAATCTTGAAGAGCCTTTAATGGAAATTAGGAATTTAATACGATCGAAAGGTATAGAGTTGCCGGAGATTAGGCATGTTGTTAGGACCGGAGACACGCCACCGTATGAAAAACAGAAAATGCTGAGAAGACCCCCGCACATATTAATCACGACACCGGAATCTTTAGCTATAGTGCTTAATGCTCCGAAATTCAGGCAAAAATTGAAACATGTAGAGTACGTAATTATTGACGAGATTCATAGTTTGGCGGAAAGTAAGCGTGGAGTTCATCTGACTCTATCCTTGGAAAGACTGCAATACTACGCGGAGACTAATTTTTCGAGAATTGGTTTGTCGGCAACTATAAATCCTCTCGAGAAAGTTGCCAAGTTTCTGGTAGGTTACGAAAATGATAAGCCTCGTCAATGCATTATCGTAGATACTAGATACGTAAAAAGAAAAGATATTAAGGTATTATGTCCGGTCTCTGATTTAATACATACTCCAAGTGATGTAGTAAATAGGAAAATGTACGAATTATTAGCTGATCTTATTAGAAAGCATAGGACTACTTTAATCTTTACAAACACTAGGAGTGGAACCGAGAGGGTGGTGTTTCATTTAAAACAGCTTCTCTCGACCAAAGTTGGTAGAATAGAGGAGGAAAACGTAGTTGCTCATCATGGTTCGCTGAGCAGGAACGTTCGTTTCGAAGTTGAGGAAATGTTGAAGAGCGGCTTGTTAAAGGCCGTGGTTTGCGTTACTCCAGACTCAAATGTTTTATCTAATCCGTCGTGGATTGAAATCTCGAGAATTAACGCACAAAAGGATATAGTCTACTTGGATAACCAAATGAGACTTAGAAAAGGTAAGTTTGATGGAATCTTCTGTGGAGAGTATAGAAATGAAGGTTTTAGAATAAGAAGTAGGCTTGGATTCGAAATTAAGTGTACAAAAGAACATAAATTCCTCACAATTAAGGATTCTAAGCTTAAATGGATAGAAGCAAGAGACCTGAGGGTTGGAGATAAAGTTGCTGTTATTAGAAAAATACCAACTTTTCAATGCAGGGTTCCGAAGTATCATGAGCTAATTCCGGAAAAGGCTTATGTGTATTTGAAGAAAGAAGCAGT is part of the Thermoproteales archaeon genome and harbors:
- the mvk gene encoding mevalonate kinase, translating into MKAIASAPGKVILVGEHFVVEGVPAIAAALNLRTRVTAFTIQENIIRVYSKDLRLKEIFREGHIKKDSPLYPIFVAANLAREHAGIDHGLELNIESELPLSAGMGSSAAVSVATAAAVIALKKNLEKEVVSSIAYEAEKIVHKKPSGIDNTISTYGGAILYSKNKGFEKIEINLKDAALVLADTGIPRNTGVMVEKVRKLKARYGAILDLIYASAEALVYEASKAIEVGDVKALGELMNINHGLLSAIGVSIGKLEELIYTARQAGAVGAKITGAGGGGLIVALCYKKDVEKVENALSRVAQRVYVTAISKKGVALEHKN
- a CDS encoding glycosyltransferase family 39 protein; its protein translation is MKNAEKITEYAIAITLFITGFIVYMLALTRTWMVPGIDGPYYVVQVNYLLSHGVLKYQDPPLVFYFFALLSLLVGDPFLGVKIGVSIMTALASVPVYFLFKKVTDSNIAGFTSGLIFLLAPQTFRLLGDFMKNSSGMLWLNMYIYFLYICLDRKSWRTQVIAVTFLILTGLTHILDYGIAFCYTLLFVMLALFSKISIKNVLLPFTATILSLAAFFTVPAIVGGDVFKGVAFLKDIIEQDYSKMAPLRIEWIIFSWAAMASLLVYSILSAKRGDKKAFILSLASTIVISAINLPILPRQWLFRFQLMTPIPMAHAFGFVVGDIKDEWRRLAFLLLLTGIISIIALPAFYSIRPSIPVEEYLELRHVVEKVVPSLSPNPCIVVPNARIRYWVETFQEKVYSKSTGDACSKLIFIFETRKGKLIKGKVIFKGKFIQAVTP
- a CDS encoding acetoin utilization protein AcuC, with product MRLNAIAYTERYLEIAFTPLSLRWNWQIRNKYFIQLFYKYNLKEYVDVLEPEPAKEEELQLVHSRKYIEYVKMKSIDGEGCLDYGDTPAYRGVFEDALLAVGGTVKLVKLLMKRVYQAGFNPQGGFHHAQKNSAAGFCVFNDVALAAALAYNHGLKVAVIDVDGHHGDGTQFILYNKPILKISFHRYGNFYPGTGYVNELGEGDGYGYSVNIPLPARSGDDVFVHVLDNLIVPLLEDYKPEIIIAQMGVDAHLGDPLVDLRLTSKSYRLFAMRLKEIADKYSNGRILGLGGGGYDPDSTSRMWIIMISEIFDIPNDIREKIYNDLKDKVEDTKSENQVFETVRERLKYLQSELRKTWNL
- a CDS encoding nucleotidyltransferase family protein, with protein sequence MSLKGVILCGGKGTRLRPLTYYFQKVMIPVGSKQKPLLEYIVRLLRYYNITDLVLLVNYKAEQIINYFDDGTRFGVKISYVYDNPRYKGNAGALYNAFLKNQISDKDSLLVYYGDILSNLNLEKLIKTHIRNEAAATLALSTSYEVSVGVVEVDNTNRVTSIKEKPPLGKPVFIGILVLEGRYLPLIGDLYAKDKESVDIMGDLIPLLVERGERVIGFLTDAFWYDVGSTEKYEKLEHGKIDKELNFLL